Sequence from the Ancalomicrobiaceae bacterium S20 genome:
GCGCTTCCAGCGTCTCGCGCACGCCCGGTAGCGGCTCGACCGGATGTTCGAGCATGGATCGGCCGATCGCCAGGATCTCGGCGACGGTCGTGCCGGGCAGCCGTCCCTCGGTCACTTCGAGCGCCGTCTCGATCATCGACAGCGTGAAGCCCTTTATGCCGTAGCCGTAGAGCGCGAGGTTGCGCTTCTCGACCGCGAACAGGCTCTTCTTCAGGGTCGCGGCATCGGCGTGATCGTCGACCAGCTCGAAGAAGCGCTTCTGCGAAAGATCGAAGAAGGTCTCGTTGTGCCAGAGCGTGTCGTCGGCGTCGAAGCCGATGGTGTGGATCTCGACCATGGGCGCCATGCTGGCACGGGTCGGGGGACCGGTCCAGCGTGCGGAAGCCGGCGTGATGGGGACCGCGGGCATGGCGGGGGCAGCGCGGTCCGATCGCGCGCCCGACATCGCTCATCGATTTGGGTCCGGCTGCGCGGCCGCGTGCGCGTGCTTGACGGAGCGGGCGTCGTGGTGTCCGGTGCGCCGGCGCCAGCTCCACCGGATCTGGACGCTGGACCGTTGCCATTCGAGAAAGCGCATGAGCCGAGACGCGTCCCGCCGGGGCCTCATCTTCGTCGTCGTCACCGTCCTGCTCGATGTGATCGGCATCGGCATCGTCATTCCGGTTCTGCCGAAGCTGATCGTGTCACTGACCGGCGAAGGGGTCGATCGCGCGGCGATCGACGGCGGCTGGCTGATCTTCACCTACGCGGCGATGCAGTTCCTGTTCGCGCCGGTGATCGGCAACCTTTCCGACCGGTTCGGCCGGCGGCCGGTGCTGCTCGTCTCGGTCGCGACCTTCGGGCTCGACAATCTGGTCTGCGCGCTGGCGCCGACGCTGCCCTGGCTGTTCGTCGGCCGGGCTCTGTCGGGTCTGTCGGGCGGCAGCTATACGAGCGCGGCCGCCTTCATCGCCGACGTGTCGACGCCGGAGACGCGGGCGCGCAACTTCGGCTTCATGGGCATGGCCTTCGGTGTCGGCTTCGTGCTCGGGCCGGTGATCGGCGGGCTCGCCGGCGAGTTCGGGCCGCGGGTGCCGTTCTTCGTCGCCGCCGGCGTCAGCGTGCTCAATCTCCTGTTCGGCTTCTTCTTCCTGAAGGAGAGTCTGCCGGCCGAGAAGCGCCGGTCGTTCTCGCTCGCCCGCGCCAACCCGCTCGGCGCCTTGCGGGAGATGCGCAAATACCCGGCGCTTTGGCCGCTGGCTGCCGTCGTGGTGCTCTACCAGATCGGCCACGACGCCAATCCGTCGGTCTGGTCCTATGCGGGCAAGCTCAGGTTCGGCTGGAGCGAGGCTGATATCGGCCTGTCGCTCGCCGCGGTCGGCATCGCCATGTCGATCGTGATGGGCGGGCTGATCGGGCCAATCGTGAAGCGCTTCGGCGAGCGCCGCGCGGCGCTGATCGGCCTGTCGCTCGCGGCGGTCGGTTTCACGGGCTATGCCTTCGCGCCGGCCGGCTGGGTCATGTTCGTTTTCATTCCGGTCTTCGCCTTCATCGGGCTGATCGATCCGTCCTTGCGGGCGATCGCGGTCGGACAGGTCGCGGAAGACGCGCAGGGCGAGTTGCAGGGGGCGATCGCCAGCCTGAAGGGCCTGACCATGGTCGGCTCGCCGATCCTGATGACGCAGGTGTTCGGTTTCTTCACCGGGCCGCACGCCCCGGTCTATTTCCCTGGTGCGCCGTTCCTGGTCGCCGCCTGCCTGATGCTGATCGGTATCGTCATTCTGAAAAGCTACGGCCGGGCACGCTGAGGGCAGCGGCCCGGCCGTTCATTCTCTTGCCGTGCGTGTAAGGGCTTCGAGCGTCAGACGCGCTCGGGCAGCTTCGCCTCGCCCTTCTTCTCCCGGATCAGGTTCACGAAGCGGGTGAACAGGTAATGGCTGTCGCGCGGGCCGGGCGAGGCCTCCGGATGGTACTGCACCGAGAACACCGGCTTGTCCTCGAGCGCGATGCCGCAGTTCGAGCCGTCGAACAGCGAGACATGCGTCTCCTTGACATTGGCCGGGAGCGTCGCGCGGTCGACCGCGAAGCCGTGGTTCATCGAGGTGATTTCGACCTTGCCGGTCGTGTAGTCCTTGACCGGGTGGTTCGCGCCGTGATGGCCCTGGTGCATCTTGACGGTCTCGGCGCCGAGCGCGAGGCCGAGCATCTGGTGGCCGAGGCAGATGCCGAAGGTCGGCAGGCCCGATTCGACCACCGCCTTGATGGTCGGCACCGCGTAGACGCCGGTCGCGGCCGGGTCGCCCGGGCCGTTCGACAGGAACACGCCGTCCGGCTTCAGGGCGAAGACCTCTTCGGCGGTCGCGGTCGCGGGCAGAACGGTGACCTTGCAGCCGGCATCGGCGAGCAGGCGCAGGATGTTGCGCTTTACGCCGTAGTCGAGCGCGACCACATGATGCTGCGGCTCGGTCTGGCGGCCGTAGCCCTCGCCGAGTTCCCAGGGCGTCTCGTCCCAGGTGAAGCTCTGTCCGCTCGTCACCATCGGCACGAGATCCATGCCGACCAGGCCCGGCCAGGCCGCGGCCTCGCGCTTCAGCGCCTCGAGGTCGAAATTGCCGTCGGGCGCATGCGCGATCACCGCATTGGGCATGCCCTTCTCGCGGATCAGCGCGGTCAGCGCGCGCGTGTCGATGCCGGAAAGACCGATGATGCCGCGCGCCTTCAGCCACTGGTCGAGGTCGCGGGCGGCGCGCCAGTTCGACGGATCGGTGATCGAGGCCTTGAGCACGCAGCCGCGCACGCCCGACGCGGCGGCCATCGAGACGGTCTCGATGTCCTCGTCGTTGACGCCGACATTGCCGACATGCGGGAAGGTGAAGGTGATGATCTGGCCGGCGTAGGAGGGATCGGTCAGGATCTCCTGATAGCCGGTGATCGCGGTGTTGAAGCAGACCTCGCCGACAGCCTGGCCGGTTGCGCCGAGGCCGTGGCCGGGGATGACCGTGCCGTCGGCGAGCACGAGGAGGGCCGTGGGTTTCGGTTCGGCCCAGGCGTCGGCGTTCAGCGTCGTGTCGGTCATCGTCTCAATCCCTAAAGGCCGTTCCCGTTCCGGGCGCACAGGTGTACGCGAGCGCGGCGGCCAGCATCCGCATTCGGCTTCGCAGCCATCGGCCCGAGCGCGAGGAGGTCGCGCGGGTTCGAGGGGCTCTGGCGTGCGGAAGCGTGGCGGCGCGGCATCGTCCGGCGCGGCGCGGACCCTAGTCGCGGCGACTGTCCGCGTCAACCGCGGCCGGCGCGGGGAGGCGCGCATGCGCACGAGGCTCGCGGGCGTCGTCGGCGGTGGATGCTTTGCCTGACGGCGCTGGACCGGCGCGCGCCGATCGGCTACCGGCTCCGGTCACGGCTCCCCATATGGGGACGCGAGACAGCCGCCGGGGCGACCGGCGGCAGACCCGTCAGGAGGACGAGATGCGCGACCAATTGAGCGACGCCCTGAAGACCGCGATGAAATCCGGCGACAAGAAGCGCGTGTCGACGATCCGGATGATCACCTCGACCATCAAGGACAAGGACATCGCGGCGCGCGACACCGGCAAGCCGCTCGGCGATGCCGAGATCGTCGAGGTGCTCGCCAAGATGGTGAAGTCGCGCGAGGATGCCGCCAAGCAGTTCGAGGATGGCGGCCGGCCGGAACTCGCGGCCGGCGAGCGCGAGGAGATCGCGATCATCCGCGAATTCCTGCCGGCGCAGATGGACGAGGCGGACGCCGAGGCGGCGGTCAAGGCAGTGGTCGCCGAGATCGGCGCGACCTCGGTCAAGGACATGGGCCGCGTCATGGCCGCGCTCAAGGAGCGCTACGCCGGCCGCATGGATTTCGGCCGGATCAGCGGCGTGGTGAAGGCCGCGCTCGGCTGAGTCGGGTGGCCGAGAGACGAGGCGCCGCGGCAGAGGGTCGTTCCGCCGCGGTCTTCTTCTAAGGGGAGCGCGTGCGGCTCTCGGCGGATCCTTACTGGACCTTCGAGGGCTGCAGCTTGCCGCCCGCGATCTCCTCGAACCGGTAGCCCGCCACCGGCGACTGCCGCTGGAGGCCGTAAGGCATCCGGGTGCAGATCCCGCTGGCGACCTTGATATACTCGTCCGTCTCCGCCGCGCCGGAGTTGCGCTCATAGCGGATCCAGCGCTTCTCGGCGCCGTCGTAGAACTTGATCGATACTGCTTGATTATTGCCGGCCGCTTCGCAAGCGACGCCATCCTGACCCCAGCGCCGATCGTAGATCTTGGTGTAATTCTTGTCGCTCTGCCCCTGCCAGACGGCATAGACCTTGCCGAGCGACGGGCCGCCGGCCCAAGCCGCCGTCGGAAGGCTCGCCAGCGCGACGGCGGTGGCCACGAAAGACACGATCTTCAAATTCATGGTCTTCATCCTCTCATAGCAAATGTCGGCGGCGCCTCACTCCCGGCCATCGACGGCACAAAAGCCTGATGGGCCTATCTGACGGGGAGGTGACGCAGCGACACTTTTCTTCTACAAGACGTTTGCCTCGTCAACCGCCACAAATGTGAATTCCGGGCAGGCGCGGCGAGCCGCACCGTGCAAGACGCACCGAGTGTGCCTATACTCCCTCCCCATGAAATTCCCTCCCGCCATCCTCGACGAGATTCGTGCGCGCCTTCCGGTATCCGAGGTGGTCGGGCGGCGGGTGAAACTGCGTCGGCAGGGGCGGGAATTCGCCGGGCTGTCGCCGTTCAATCCGGAGAAGACGCCGTCCTTCTTCGTCAATGATCAGAAAGGCTTCTACCACTGCTTCTCGTCCGGCAAGCACGGCGACGTGTTCCGGTTCCTGATGGAGACCGAGGGCCTAAGCTTCCCCGAAGCGGTTGAGCGCCTCGCCTCGGAAGTGGGCGTCGCGCTGCCGAAGCCCGATGCGCGCGAGGAGCGGCGCGAGCGCGAGCGGGCGAGCCTCGCCGATGTCTGCGAAATGGCCGCGCGCTTCTATGAAGAGGCGCTGCGGCTCTCCGGCGGCGACGAGGCGCGGCGCTATGTGGTCAAGCGCGCGCTCCGGCCCGAGACGCTCAAGGAATTCCGCATGGGCTTCGC
This genomic interval carries:
- a CDS encoding TCR/Tet family MFS transporter — translated: MSRDASRRGLIFVVVTVLLDVIGIGIVIPVLPKLIVSLTGEGVDRAAIDGGWLIFTYAAMQFLFAPVIGNLSDRFGRRPVLLVSVATFGLDNLVCALAPTLPWLFVGRALSGLSGGSYTSAAAFIADVSTPETRARNFGFMGMAFGVGFVLGPVIGGLAGEFGPRVPFFVAAGVSVLNLLFGFFFLKESLPAEKRRSFSLARANPLGALREMRKYPALWPLAAVVVLYQIGHDANPSVWSYAGKLRFGWSEADIGLSLAAVGIAMSIVMGGLIGPIVKRFGERRAALIGLSLAAVGFTGYAFAPAGWVMFVFIPVFAFIGLIDPSLRAIAVGQVAEDAQGELQGAIASLKGLTMVGSPILMTQVFGFFTGPHAPVYFPGAPFLVAACLMLIGIVILKSYGRAR
- a CDS encoding GatB/YqeY domain-containing protein; amino-acid sequence: MRDQLSDALKTAMKSGDKKRVSTIRMITSTIKDKDIAARDTGKPLGDAEIVEVLAKMVKSREDAAKQFEDGGRPELAAGEREEIAIIREFLPAQMDEADAEAAVKAVVAEIGATSVKDMGRVMAALKERYAGRMDFGRISGVVKAALG
- the carA gene encoding glutamine-hydrolyzing carbamoyl-phosphate synthase small subunit produces the protein MTDTTLNADAWAEPKPTALLVLADGTVIPGHGLGATGQAVGEVCFNTAITGYQEILTDPSYAGQIITFTFPHVGNVGVNDEDIETVSMAAASGVRGCVLKASITDPSNWRAARDLDQWLKARGIIGLSGIDTRALTALIREKGMPNAVIAHAPDGNFDLEALKREAAAWPGLVGMDLVPMVTSGQSFTWDETPWELGEGYGRQTEPQHHVVALDYGVKRNILRLLADAGCKVTVLPATATAEEVFALKPDGVFLSNGPGDPAATGVYAVPTIKAVVESGLPTFGICLGHQMLGLALGAETVKMHQGHHGANHPVKDYTTGKVEITSMNHGFAVDRATLPANVKETHVSLFDGSNCGIALEDKPVFSVQYHPEASPGPRDSHYLFTRFVNLIREKKGEAKLPERV